A single region of the Sphingobium sp. TKS genome encodes:
- a CDS encoding Hsp20/alpha crystallin family protein, producing the protein MNDQVPATTSKANPISPILDHPVDWLRTEIDRLFEDFGRPAASLFGVGNRSSIAPVPAIELVDEDKAYRLTAELPGLSDDDIDISVADGLLTIAGEKKEETERKDKGYVFSERRYGSFRRQVSLPSDVDPNGITAAFKDGVLTVTLTKDENAPARSRKIEIGQA; encoded by the coding sequence ATGAATGATCAGGTTCCAGCGACCACGTCCAAGGCCAATCCGATCAGCCCAATTCTCGATCATCCGGTTGATTGGCTTCGCACGGAGATTGACCGCCTCTTCGAAGATTTTGGCCGCCCCGCCGCCAGTCTGTTCGGTGTCGGCAATCGATCTTCAATCGCGCCAGTTCCGGCTATTGAACTTGTCGATGAGGACAAGGCCTATCGCCTCACCGCCGAGCTCCCTGGCCTGTCCGATGATGATATCGATATCAGCGTCGCTGACGGTCTCCTGACGATAGCCGGCGAAAAGAAGGAGGAGACCGAACGCAAGGACAAGGGCTATGTATTCAGCGAACGGCGATATGGCTCCTTCCGGCGCCAGGTATCCTTGCCCAGCGACGTTGACCCGAACGGGATCACCGCTGCATTCAAGGATGGTGTCCTCACCGTCACACTGACCAAGGATGAAAATGCGCCAGCGCGGAGTCGGAAGATCGAAATCGGGCAGGCATAG
- a CDS encoding PAS domain-containing sensor histidine kinase, with the protein MTASLAGLAIAVIAVVTRWQLGRQIDESVHYFVSLGVAGMVLVALRPDIVVLAGVTLVTLTTLAIVDGWPTVAEQWVALFLFLAAMALLWRNHHRTLSRARDLADGTRMLAAELNLLIDGAEDYAIYMLDAEGRVTIWNGGAERLKGWTEVEMAGQLTDRFYPADVVASGKPTSLLAEAQHRGKIEIDEWQIRKDGSEFLAHISITALKKPDGSLGGFATVVHDITDQRATLSSLRNSEAHLRSILSTVPDAMIVIDEGGTMVSFSTAAERLFGYTQEEVLGSNVSMLMPSPYRERHDGFLERYLRTGERRIIGIGRVVFALRKDGTTFPMELSVGEAAGESQRLFTGFIRDLTDRQRTQERLEQLQSELIHVARVSAMGTMASTLAHELNQPITAVANYLEAVRDLLDQPDPDDLPDIREALTDAAGEAMRAGHIVRRLRDFVARGEVEKTVENLPNLINEAAAFGLMGAGEKSIETRMDIDHEAATVLVDKVQIQQVLVNLIRNAVEAMNARARPVLTIRTGPDQAGFVRVTVSDTGTGMAPEVAAQLFKAFVSTKSDGMGLGLSICRTIVEANGGRIWMEPAEGGGTQFHFTLVRADREQSYGG; encoded by the coding sequence TTGACCGCGTCCCTCGCGGGACTGGCTATCGCCGTCATCGCGGTGGTCACACGATGGCAGCTTGGCCGGCAGATCGACGAGAGCGTTCATTATTTCGTCTCTCTCGGCGTGGCCGGTATGGTGCTCGTGGCGCTCAGGCCGGATATCGTGGTGTTGGCGGGCGTCACGCTCGTTACCCTTACGACGCTCGCAATCGTTGACGGTTGGCCGACCGTGGCAGAACAGTGGGTTGCCCTGTTCCTGTTTCTCGCCGCCATGGCTCTGCTTTGGCGGAATCACCATCGTACTCTCTCACGCGCTCGCGATCTCGCGGACGGGACGAGGATGCTGGCCGCAGAACTGAACCTGCTCATCGATGGGGCGGAAGATTATGCGATCTATATGCTCGATGCTGAAGGGCGGGTCACGATCTGGAACGGGGGCGCCGAGCGTCTGAAAGGCTGGACAGAGGTCGAGATGGCCGGCCAGCTTACAGATCGGTTTTATCCGGCCGATGTCGTCGCCAGCGGCAAGCCGACGTCCTTGCTTGCCGAAGCACAACACCGTGGCAAGATCGAGATCGACGAGTGGCAGATTCGTAAGGATGGCAGTGAGTTTCTGGCTCACATTTCCATCACCGCGTTGAAAAAACCCGACGGATCGTTGGGCGGTTTCGCGACAGTTGTCCACGACATCACCGACCAGCGAGCAACGCTGAGCTCTCTTCGCAACAGTGAAGCGCATCTTCGTTCGATTTTGTCGACGGTCCCCGATGCAATGATCGTCATCGATGAAGGCGGCACGATGGTGTCGTTCAGCACGGCGGCCGAGCGTTTGTTCGGTTACACTCAGGAGGAAGTCCTGGGTTCCAATGTCAGCATGTTGATGCCCTCGCCTTATCGCGAACGCCATGACGGTTTTCTCGAGCGCTATCTGCGTACAGGAGAGCGGCGCATCATCGGGATCGGACGCGTGGTTTTTGCACTGCGAAAGGATGGGACGACCTTCCCGATGGAGTTGTCGGTTGGAGAAGCGGCCGGCGAGAGCCAGCGGCTGTTCACCGGCTTCATTCGCGATCTGACGGATCGCCAAAGGACACAGGAGCGGCTAGAGCAGCTTCAATCCGAACTGATCCACGTCGCGCGCGTCAGCGCGATGGGGACGATGGCGTCGACGCTCGCCCATGAGCTGAATCAGCCGATCACCGCCGTAGCCAACTATCTCGAAGCGGTCCGGGACCTGCTCGACCAGCCAGATCCCGATGATCTGCCCGACATCCGGGAGGCGCTGACAGACGCCGCGGGGGAAGCGATGCGCGCGGGTCATATCGTGCGCCGTTTGCGTGATTTCGTTGCCAGGGGGGAGGTCGAGAAGACTGTCGAGAACTTGCCTAACCTTATCAACGAAGCGGCTGCCTTCGGCCTGATGGGCGCGGGCGAGAAATCGATCGAAACCCGCATGGACATCGATCACGAAGCTGCGACGGTCCTCGTCGATAAGGTCCAGATCCAGCAGGTCCTCGTGAACTTGATCCGCAATGCGGTCGAGGCCATGAATGCGCGCGCCAGGCCTGTGCTCACCATCCGCACCGGTCCCGACCAGGCGGGTTTTGTGCGTGTCACGGTGTCCGATACCGGCACGGGAATGGCCCCCGAGGTCGCTGCCCAACTCTTCAAGGCCTTTGTCAGCACCAAGTCGGACGGCATGGGGTTGGGTCTTTCGATTTGTCGAACGATTGTCGAAGCCAATGGCGGGCGCATCTGGATGGAGCCTGCGGAAGGGGGCGGCACGCAATTCCATTTCACACTGGTCAGGGCAGATAGGGAGCAATCTTATGGAGGATAA
- a CDS encoding response regulator transcription factor, whose product MEDKRIVHIVDDEDAIRRSAGFMLKKSGFSVETWSSGVEFLKDVRNAAEGCILLDVRMPQMDGLEVQKELNERGIAMPVIILTGHGDVSIAVSAMKAGAVDFIEKPFEKAVLLAAIESAFERLADVEGRATRAADATIRVAALSGREQDVLKGLARGLPNKTIAYDLGISPRTVEVHRANLMTKLGVRSLSEALRIAFSAGITG is encoded by the coding sequence ATGGAGGATAAGCGGATCGTCCACATCGTCGACGATGAAGATGCAATCCGTCGATCTGCCGGTTTCATGCTCAAGAAATCAGGTTTCTCGGTCGAAACCTGGTCCTCCGGTGTTGAATTTCTGAAAGACGTGAGGAACGCGGCCGAGGGCTGCATTCTCCTCGATGTGCGTATGCCTCAGATGGATGGGCTCGAAGTCCAAAAGGAATTGAACGAACGCGGTATCGCGATGCCCGTCATCATCCTGACTGGGCATGGCGATGTGTCGATCGCTGTAAGCGCGATGAAGGCCGGCGCAGTCGACTTCATCGAGAAACCGTTCGAGAAGGCGGTGTTGCTCGCGGCTATTGAAAGTGCCTTCGAACGGCTTGCCGACGTTGAAGGCAGGGCAACCCGCGCCGCCGACGCAACGATCCGCGTCGCCGCTCTGTCCGGGCGCGAACAGGATGTGCTCAAGGGGCTTGCGCGAGGACTGCCAAACAAGACGATCGCTTATGATCTTGGGATTTCGCCGCGCACCGTAGAGGTGCATCGCGCCAACCTCATGACCAAGCTGGGCGTTCGCAGCCTGTCGGAGGCGCTCCGTATCGCGTTTTCCGCGGGGATCACGGGCTGA
- a CDS encoding response regulator transcription factor, whose amino-acid sequence MPLGRWCEMSGENIAAPLRERPRLLLVEDDAGVRRSLQLLFRAQGFDVRAYAAGAALLDDPLSGDACCFVADFRLEQSDGIEVLCRLRERGWPGPAILITAFPSAELTERALAQGFAHVLEKPLREHALTGALARLTGVGKRI is encoded by the coding sequence ATGCCGCTGGGCCGATGGTGTGAGATGTCAGGCGAGAATATTGCGGCCCCGTTGCGGGAACGCCCGCGTCTTCTTCTGGTCGAGGATGACGCCGGTGTTCGCCGTTCACTGCAGCTTCTCTTTCGTGCGCAGGGTTTTGACGTCCGGGCCTATGCGGCTGGTGCGGCGCTTCTGGACGATCCGTTATCGGGGGATGCCTGCTGCTTCGTTGCTGATTTTCGATTGGAGCAGAGCGATGGCATCGAGGTGCTTTGCCGCCTGCGCGAACGTGGCTGGCCGGGTCCAGCCATACTCATCACCGCGTTCCCATCGGCCGAACTGACCGAGCGTGCCTTGGCGCAGGGGTTCGCCCATGTTCTGGAAAAGCCCCTGCGGGAACATGCGCTGACTGGCGCGCTTGCCAGGCTGACGGGCGTGGGAAAGCGCATTTGA
- a CDS encoding group II truncated hemoglobin, protein MTAAEQKQQAPYDLVGGAVVVRNIVDRFYDLMDQEDAYRELRALHAPELGPMRVSLAGFLNAWLGGPRDWFDDHPGVCMMSAHARLPITGETADQWCDAMRRAIADSTVDPALGVKMAEALSNMAQGMAARAASAA, encoded by the coding sequence GTGACAGCAGCGGAACAGAAACAGCAGGCGCCCTATGATCTGGTTGGAGGGGCCGTCGTCGTCCGGAATATCGTAGACCGCTTCTATGATCTGATGGATCAGGAGGACGCCTATCGGGAGTTGCGTGCGCTACACGCCCCGGAGTTGGGGCCGATGCGCGTTTCGCTTGCCGGTTTTCTCAACGCATGGCTGGGCGGACCGCGAGATTGGTTTGATGATCACCCTGGCGTTTGCATGATGTCGGCCCATGCGCGCCTGCCGATCACTGGTGAGACAGCGGATCAGTGGTGTGACGCGATGCGCCGCGCCATCGCTGATTCGACGGTAGATCCTGCCCTGGGCGTCAAGATGGCCGAAGCCTTGTCGAACATGGCGCAGGGCATGGCGGCGCGTGCCGCGTCGGCAGCGTGA
- a CDS encoding zinc-binding alcohol dehydrogenase family protein has product MTEMFAMQLEAVGTPLRLVARQVPTPGRGELLIEVAACGVCRTDLHIVDGEIESRLPIVPGHEIVGIVVAAGEGVADVAIGDRVGVPWLGHSCGHCDYCRTGHENLCDSPAFTGCTRDGGYATHTVADARFCFRIPDAFSNEEAAPLLCAGLIGWRSLRAAGEGTRIGLYGFGAAAHIIAQIALWQGRAVYAFTRAGDDEGQAFARSLGCAWAGSSEDDPPVELDAAILFAPVGDLVPRALRAIHKGGRVICAGIHMSDIPSFPYADLWGERTIASVARLRTR; this is encoded by the coding sequence ATGACCGAGATGTTCGCGATGCAGCTCGAAGCGGTCGGCACGCCGCTGCGGCTCGTCGCGCGACAGGTTCCAACGCCTGGTCGAGGCGAGCTTCTCATCGAGGTCGCTGCTTGCGGCGTCTGCCGAACCGATCTGCATATCGTCGATGGGGAGATCGAATCCCGCCTCCCCATCGTTCCCGGGCACGAAATTGTCGGCATCGTTGTTGCGGCGGGGGAAGGGGTCGCCGATGTCGCGATCGGTGATCGCGTCGGCGTTCCCTGGCTCGGACATAGCTGCGGCCATTGCGACTATTGCCGAACAGGTCATGAAAATCTGTGCGATAGTCCCGCATTCACGGGATGCACCCGGGATGGCGGTTATGCGACCCATACGGTTGCGGACGCTCGCTTCTGCTTCAGGATACCCGACGCCTTTTCCAATGAAGAAGCCGCGCCCTTGCTGTGCGCCGGGCTGATCGGCTGGCGGTCCCTGCGCGCTGCGGGGGAGGGAACGCGGATCGGTCTCTACGGATTTGGCGCCGCCGCGCATATCATCGCCCAGATTGCGCTGTGGCAGGGCCGGGCGGTTTATGCCTTTACCAGGGCGGGAGACGACGAGGGACAGGCTTTTGCGCGATCACTCGGCTGCGCCTGGGCCGGATCATCGGAGGATGACCCGCCCGTGGAACTCGATGCGGCGATCCTCTTTGCCCCCGTCGGTGATCTTGTTCCGCGCGCGCTGCGTGCAATCCACAAGGGAGGCAGGGTGATCTGCGCAGGGATCCACATGAGCGACATTCCGTCGTTCCCCTATGCTGACCTCTGGGGTGAGCGAACCATTGCATCGGTGGCTAGGCTCAGGACTCGTTGA
- a CDS encoding IS5 family transposase (programmed frameshift), producing the protein MSDLYWLTDEQMARLSPYFPKSHGKPRVDDRRVLSGIIFVNRNGLRWRDAPREYGPHKTLYNRWKRWGEMGVFGRMMEGLAAERAEPTTVMIDATYLKAHRTASSLRVKKGNRGRLIGRTKGGMNTKLHAITDAHGRPLSFFITAGQISDYTGAAALLDDLPKAQWMLADRGYDAEWFRDALEQKGIKPCIPGRKSRSLPVKYDKRRYKRRNRIEIMFGRLKDWRRVATRYDRCPTVFFSALALAATVLFWL; encoded by the exons GTGAGTGACCTGTACTGGCTGACCGACGAGCAGATGGCGCGACTTTCGCCGTATTTTCCCAAGAGCCACGGCAAACCTCGTGTGGATGACAGGCGGGTCCTGAGCGGGATCATCTTCGTCAATCGGAACGGCCTGCGTTGGCGGGATGCTCCCAGGGAATACGGGCCGCACAAGACGCTCTACAACCGTTGGAAGCGCTGGGGCGAGATGGGTGTCTTCGGGCGCATGATGGAAGGCCTCGCTGCCGAACGCGCAGAGCCAACGACCGTCATGATCGATGCGACCTATCTGAAGGCACACCGCACGGCTTCGAGCCTGCGGGTAAAAAAGGGGA ATCGCGGCCGCCTGATCGGACGCACGAAGGGCGGCATGAATACCAAGCTTCACGCCATCACCGATGCCCATGGCCGCCCCTTGAGCTTCTTCATCACCGCTGGACAGATCAGCGATTATACCGGCGCGGCAGCCTTGCTCGACGATCTGCCCAAGGCGCAATGGATGCTTGCCGACCGGGGCTATGACGCCGAATGGTTCCGGGACGCACTCGAGCAAAAAGGCATCAAACCCTGCATTCCCGGCCGGAAATCTCGATCCTTGCCCGTCAAATACGACAAGCGCCGATACAAACGCCGTAACCGCATCGAGATCATGTTTGGTCGCCTCAAGGACTGGCGACGCGTGGCAACGCGATACGACCGCTGCCCGACCGTCTTCTTCTCCGCTCTCGCGCTCGCGGCAACAGTGCTCTTCTGGCTCTGA